TATGACGACGTTGATATTTTTAGTGTAAACCACCGGCGCCGTTAATATATGTCGTCGCAGGGATCTGATCATAACAAATTgcataaaagtttgtttttcagtagaagtaagaaaatattttagtttttcttttataaaattaaaaaaaatgattataaTGCAAATGGATTTGGAACCCGGGTTCCGTAAAGCAGATATTAACAGTATACCGGTAATACGTAGTGAAACTATTTATGCTTTTATAGCAAAAGTGTCGGCCACAAGTACGACGCCACCAGAACAGGCATTAGCcaggtaaatatattaaaataatgctttaaatatattaattgatttcttaacaaatatttgtaatagACAGACTAAGGATTCAGATTTAAGGGTAGACTATGTGCAAGTACGCCGTGTGGCGGAAATTACCGATATCAAGGCTTTGGTGTTTTCGGCCTCGGCCGCTTTGGCATCATCTGCTGATACCCACATGCGAGTAAGCCTCAAGGTCGATACCAAAAAGGAAGAGATTCTTGAAGCCATGTGCTATCAATGTACGGATAAAGGTAATGAAATAGTttagaaattttggaaaaaagtgtttctcattaaaatttactttttcctTAAGAATCCTGTTGCCACATACTGACATTTATATTCTGGTTACATCGTCTCAACAACACAGAGTCTCCGGTGATACATGACTTTTGGGGCCATGAAACAGAAGCCCTAATGGAAGAGGGACGGGCGGAGCCCATACGTATACGAGACTTTTTTGCCTGCGACGAGTTAAGAATAGAGGGTGACCTTGAGGCTGCTGCTATGACAGATTTGGAGGGCGCTGCTTTTCTAGAACATGTGCTAGACGAAATGGAAACTACTGGCTTAAGGGATACAGCGTTATATCGCCATTGTCGTGGTGTTTTAGATGAATTTGAACCTCTGTATATACATCACACTTTATTGGATGCCTCTAATATTGGTGTCAAAGATCCCGCCACATTTATACAACATATGGAAGACCAAGCCAAACAGGGTCTATTTGATCGTCTATCAGAAATATCGAAATCAAATTATAAAAGTTCTTTATGGCTAGAGGCTCAATATATGCGCTTGCGCTGCTCTTTAATACATCGTATAGCCTCAAGAAAGGATTCTGTTGAAGATGAACAGATTTTAGAGTCTTTATTTTGTAAGGATCGTGATTTAAATGTAGAAGAAAAGCAACAGCTAAAACAACATAAACGTTTTATATTGAAACAAACggaaaaattggaaaataaaaccTATCATGAATGTGGTCTGCTGTTAAGCGAAAGTTATCCTTACATATGCGCTGCTCCCGATGGCATAACCGATGATCATATAGTAGAAATTAAAGCACCCAAAACAGATGAGGAATTTGAAAAGTATTTAGAAGGTAGAGAGACCATTGCTCCCAAATATATGGCACAGATACAAATACAAATGTACATGGCAAATGTTACCAAAGCTTTATATTGTGTTTTAAGTCCTACCTTCGATACTAATGGTGCTCTACATTATGTTTGGGTACAAGCTGATATGGAATTTGTTGCTAGTCTTTTGGGAGCAGCTGAAGACTTTTGGAAGGAAGTGGTTTTTCCACGTCTAGCTAAAATCTACTTTAGTAATTCATaattaagaagtttttttaaacgTGTAGTGTTACTTATTTCCcatttaattatgatttttttttcatctacATATTcacttttcagttttattttatacgaaaataaagaaattttacaaacccatttaattaatttgtttatgatgtaaattttagttaaacttttaacttttttttttttgaacttacCTTTGGCAAAAATTTGTAATGATATCACTGCCTTAGCTTCGCCATGACAATTTGATGCAATAACAGAATAAGTTCCGGTAAAATCTAATTTGGCATATGGTATTTCTAAACGATATTCAGTACCTTCACCAATGCGTCGGAAATGAGGAGCGTCTTTGTAATATTCAGgctaaaaaatgagaaaaagagaattattagtaagaaatttttgaaattttagaataaatgGTTCAATAAGTGAACGCTTCaactttaaatgtttgtattcCATCAGAAACCAGAGACAAATTACCGCACTCGTACGGTATCGAAAAATCACATCACATTTAACTAAATATGTGGTAATTCTTATCGGTTGTAGTTTCTTAAACATCGTTACGATAAATAAAACAGTGATCACTTTAACTTTAtgacaaaattctaaaaaacgCAGAATCTTTGAAGAGTtaaattttccatcaaaaatctaATTTTGTGAGAAAATTGAGAATCGGATAAAGATTCTTAAATATTAGTCTTGTCAAGAAAAAAGTGTAGATCActgactggactataaactagactagactttagtctataatttaaactatattGTAGAGTAGATATAAaacttgactagactacagactagaatgtagactggactatagactagacgaaatattagactatagattagactataaactagactgttgtttagactatagactagactagaaatataccatagactagactatagactacactacagattagactacagaatagactatagacaacgctattgactagactatagactatatagattagactatagactacaccatagactagattacagactagactaaaccatagattaaactatagactagactatggactagactatagattagactatagactacactatagactagactatagaatagacagactatggactaaactatagattagactatagactagataatagattagactatagactagaatatagactagactggactatagactagactataaattagactatagactagactctagactatactatagactagactatagactagactatagactagactatagactagactatagactagactatagactagactatagactagactatagactagactatagactagactatagactagactatagactagactatagactagactatagactagactatagactaaactatagactagactataaactagactatagactagactatagactagactgtagactagactatagactagactgtagactagactatagactagacaatagactagactttagagtagattatagactagactatagagtagagaaTAGACaagattagactacagattagactatagacaagactatagagtagagaaaagacaagactataaactagaccatagattagactataaagtggactatagattagactatagactagactatagataagactatagactagactatagataagactatagactagactatagacaagactatagaatagactatagactagactatagactagactgtagactagactatagacaagactatagacaaggccatagactagactatagactacactatagtctagactgtagactagactatagatcatacaAAAGACATGATgattatactgtagactagattatagactacactacattCTAgtcaattgaaaaaatgttagagttttttatatggaaaacataaaatcatcTCTAGGcccaaaatatcaaatattatgCTAACACTTAGATTATCCAACTAAAATCGACTACTATATGAAAAATCACAAATCATCTCCGGCTCCTtaaaaagctctatacaactactatata
The window above is part of the Lucilia cuprina isolate Lc7/37 chromosome 6, ASM2204524v1, whole genome shotgun sequence genome. Proteins encoded here:
- the LOC111680464 gene encoding uncharacterized protein LOC111680464 isoform X1 — translated: MIIMQMDLEPGFRKADINSIPVIRSETIYAFIAKVSATSTTPPEQALARQTKDSDLRVDYVQVRRVAEITDIKALVFSASAALASSADTHMRVSLKVDTKKEEILEAMCYQCTDKESCCHILTFIFWLHRLNNTESPVIHDFWGHETEALMEEGRAEPIRIRDFFACDELRIEGDLEAAAMTDLEGAAFLEHVLDEMETTGLRDTALYRHCRGVLDEFEPLYIHHTLLDASNIGVKDPATFIQHMEDQAKQGLFDRLSEISKSNYKSSLWLEAQYMRLRCSLIHRIASRKDSVEDEQILESLFCKDRDLNVEEKQQLKQHKRFILKQTEKLENKTYHECGLLLSESYPYICAAPDGITDDHIVEIKAPKTDEEFEKYLEGRETIAPKYMAQIQIQMYMANVTKALYCVLSPTFDTNGALHYVWVQADMEFVASLLGAAEDFWKEVVFPRLAKIYFSNS
- the LOC111680464 gene encoding uncharacterized protein LOC111680464 isoform X2, producing MRVSLKVDTKKEEILEAMCYQCTDKESCCHILTFIFWLHRLNNTESPVIHDFWGHETEALMEEGRAEPIRIRDFFACDELRIEGDLEAAAMTDLEGAAFLEHVLDEMETTGLRDTALYRHCRGVLDEFEPLYIHHTLLDASNIGVKDPATFIQHMEDQAKQGLFDRLSEISKSNYKSSLWLEAQYMRLRCSLIHRIASRKDSVEDEQILESLFCKDRDLNVEEKQQLKQHKRFILKQTEKLENKTYHECGLLLSESYPYICAAPDGITDDHIVEIKAPKTDEEFEKYLEGRETIAPKYMAQIQIQMYMANVTKALYCVLSPTFDTNGALHYVWVQADMEFVASLLGAAEDFWKEVVFPRLAKIYFSNS